The genomic interval AGCTAAATAGAAGAAGGGAAAAAAATAAGATTTGGTTCTCTTCAATAGTCTCCCTTTTGGAAAAATTTATTTCTAAAATAAAAAAGAAAGATTTTTTTATTTCCTTTATAGATTCTGACAGAGTCGTTTTAAAGACAATCTCACCAAACGGAGAAGAGGGAGTTTTCACAGAAGGTGTTATTATCAGCAAAGATTTTTTTGGAACTACCTCGATAGAGCGTTCTCTTACTCGCCATGAAGAAGTAGAAATAATAGGATCTAATCATTCCTTATTACAATTAAAAGATTGGGCTTGTGCTTCTTCCCCCATTCGCGATTTTGAAGGAAATATTTATGGCGTTATCTCTCTTGCTACCAAAAAAAATAACTACCCGGTTTATGGATTAGGAATCATCTCCGCCCTTTCTCTTGCCGTAGAAAAAGAGGTAAGATTAAGAGAAATATCAGAAAATTCAAAGCTCTCAAAAAAATACCTGGATATAATAAGTAAAGGAACAAAAGACGGAATCATCTGTCTTGATGAAGAGGCAAAAATTTTATATTTAAATGAAAATGCCGGAGAAATACTCCGCGTTGATATAAAAAACTCATTAGGAAAACTTATTGTGGATATTGTAGATTTCGATCCGGTTATTTTATCTGTCTTTAAAACACATGAAGGCTATACTGACCGGGAGTTTATCATTAATAGTCCTCTTTGGGGAACACTTCATTTTATAAAAAGCGCCGTAGTGGTAAGAGACGAAAAGGGAAATTTTGCCGGGGTTGTAGATTTCTTTAGAGAAATAAATAGGGTAAGAAAATTTGTTACTTCATATATTGGTGCTCAAGCAAAATTTAATTTTTCAGATATTATAGGCAACAGTCCTAAATTGAAAGAAGCAATTAGAATTTCTAAAATTGCCGCAAAATCTAATTCCAACGTCTTAATTCTAGGAGAAACCGGCACCGGGAAAGAAATGTTCGCCCAGGCCATCCACTATGAGGGAATAAGAAGAAAAGAACCCTTTATGGTGATAAACTGCGGGGCAATACCCAGAGAACTTGCCGAAAGTGAATTCTTCGGATATGAGCCAGGAACTTTTACCGGGGCAGATAAAAAAGGAAGACCTGGAAAATTTGAACTTGCCAATGGGGGTACTATTTTCCTTGATGAAATTGGTGAATTTCCTCTGGGGCTTCAGGTAAAACTTTTAAGAATTATTCAGGAAAGAAGCGTTATCCGAATTGGAGGTGTAAGATCAATAGCGATAAATATTAGGATAATCGCTGCCTCCAATAAAGATTTATCAAGGGAAATAGATAATGGAAACTTTAGAAAGGACTTATTCCACAGGCTAAATGTAATACAAATTAATCCCCCCCCTCTAAAGGAAAGAACTGAAGATATTCCAATTTTAGTGAATTATTTTGTGGAAAAGCTTTCAATAAAATTACAAAAAACTATATCAAAAATAGATCCTTCATTTATCAAACCCCTTACTACTTATCACTTTCCGGGAAACGTCAGAGAGCTTGAAAATATCATAGAAAGGGCATTAAATATTTGCGAAAATAATGAATTAAATATATCTCATCTCCCTGGTGAAATAATAAAAAGCAATCCTTCCCTTAAATCTATAGGTGAAACAAAAAAAGAATCCTTAATTCAAGTTCTTCAAGATACAAAATGGAATATTTCAAAAACGGCAAAAATTCTGGGAATATCAAGACCTACAGTCTACCACCATATAAACAAGTGGCATATTCAGAAAAAATTCTAAAAATGTCCCTTTTTATTCAACATTCTTTTAATTAATAATCCCCTTTAGTGTAAATATTTTTTACATATTAGTTAAAAAATATTTTACAACTTTACACTTTTAGATTTAACCCTCTCTAAAATTCCTTACGAAATAAAGCTTTCTAAATTTATCAATCTTGGCACAAAACTTGCTTTTATGTTTATATAGAACTAATTGAAATTCAAGAAACATGCATGGAGGTAATTGTATATGGTGTATTCAAAAGATTTTTTATTAAATCTTTATGATACCATGGTAAGAATTAGAAATTTCGAACTCATGGCAGAAAAATTATTCTTGGAAGGAGAACTTCTTGGTTTTATTCACCTTTACATTGGAGAAGAGGCCATTGCCACCGGAGTTATGGCTAATCTTCGAAAAGATGATTTCATCACCAGTACCCACCGAGGACACGGTCATATGATAGCCAAAGGTGCAGATGTAAAAAGAATGATGGCAGAACTTTTCGGTAGAACAACAGGCTACTGTAAAGGAAAAGGAGGCTCAATGCATATAGCCGATTTTTCTATTGGTGTTTTAGGAGCAAACGGTGTAGTAGGAGGAGGTCTCCCTATAG from Candidatus Atribacteria bacterium carries:
- a CDS encoding sigma-54-dependent Fis family transcriptional regulator, coding for MKQFNKKDEMIKDQKNLKNIEPVRVSPEELNRRREKNKIWFSSIVSLLEKFISKIKKKDFFISFIDSDRVVLKTISPNGEEGVFTEGVIISKDFFGTTSIERSLTRHEEVEIIGSNHSLLQLKDWACASSPIRDFEGNIYGVISLATKKNNYPVYGLGIISALSLAVEKEVRLREISENSKLSKKYLDIISKGTKDGIICLDEEAKILYLNENAGEILRVDIKNSLGKLIVDIVDFDPVILSVFKTHEGYTDREFIINSPLWGTLHFIKSAVVVRDEKGNFAGVVDFFREINRVRKFVTSYIGAQAKFNFSDIIGNSPKLKEAIRISKIAAKSNSNVLILGETGTGKEMFAQAIHYEGIRRKEPFMVINCGAIPRELAESEFFGYEPGTFTGADKKGRPGKFELANGGTIFLDEIGEFPLGLQVKLLRIIQERSVIRIGGVRSIAINIRIIAASNKDLSREIDNGNFRKDLFHRLNVIQINPPPLKERTEDIPILVNYFVEKLSIKLQKTISKIDPSFIKPLTTYHFPGNVRELENIIERALNICENNELNISHLPGEIIKSNPSLKSIGETKKESLIQVLQDTKWNISKTAKILGISRPTVYHHINKWHIQKKF